GACCTGCTGAAAAATTGTACACTCTACTCATAGTATTGCCTCCATTTCCCTTGCTCTTTTTGAGCTGTTAATTTGTTTATTATTTATTCTTCAAATCTGCTTCATCAAACGCTTCACTGATTGCCGCTCCAGGCGCAACCATTGGCCATACCTTATCATCACTGTCAATCTGACAATCGATGACAACTGGTCTTCCAAGATTCATTGCCTTTTCAAAAGCTGATTTAAATTCTTCCTGTGTTGTTGCGCGGATGCCTTCTGCACCCATTGCTTCTGCAAGTTTTACAAAATCTACTGCATCATTCAGTACTGTCGCAGAGTATCTCTGTCCGTAAAACAGATTCTGCCACTGTCGTACCATACCAAGAACGTGGTTGTTGATGACTACCTGAATCACTGGAATATTGTGGCGGACTGCAGTTGCGATCTCATTCATATTCATTCTAAAGCAACCGTCTCCTGCAATATTGACAACCACTTTGTCTTCTCTTCCACTCTTCGCTCCAAGAGCTGCGCCAAGACCATATCCCATGGTTCCAAGTCCTCCTGATGTCAGGAATGTTCTTGGTTTTGTATATTTATAAAACTGTGCTGCCCACATCTGATGCTGTCCGACCTCTGTAGAAATAATAGCCTCGCCCTTTGTCTGGCGATAAATCTCTTCTACTACGAACGGACCACTCAATACATCTTTATGATAAACTAGCGGATATTTTTCTTTGTATTTCTGAATTTTAGTCACCCATTCTGCATGATCCTGCTGTTCCAGGCGCTCATTCAATCTGTCAAGAACGACTTTTATGTCTCCTACAACACCTGCAGAAATCATCACATTTTTGTTCATCTCGGCAACATCTACATCAATCTGGATAATCTTTGCATTCTGTGCAAATTTCTGTGCATTTCCGGTTACACGGTCACTGAATCTTGCTCCGATCACAATCAGAAGATCACACTCACTGACACCGTAATTGGAAGTTTTTGTTCCATGCATTCCAAGCATTCCTGTATATAACGGGTCTGTTCCAGGAAATGCTCCCTTTCCCATAAGAGAATCTGTTACCGGTGCATCCACTTTTTTTGCAAATGTATAAAGTTCTTCGCTGGCTCCGGATAAAATTGCTCCTCCACCAACGAAGATATAAGGCTTCTTTGCCTCCTTTATCATCTCTACTGCTGTGTCAAGCTGTGTTTCACAGATATTCTGTGATGGCTCTACAGCTACAGGCTTTTCTTTTACATACTCTGCCTTATTTGCAGTGACATCTTTCGGAATATCAATCAGAACCGGACCCGGACGACCTTTTTTCGCAATGGCAAATGCCTTACGGATCGTCGCTGCCAGATTATTTACATCCTTTACAATAAAGTTATGCTTTGTAATTGGTAACGTAATTCCTGTAATATCAATCTCCTGGAAACTGTCTTTTCCAAGGAGGGAAACTCCTACATTACATGTGATTGCAACAATCGGAATGGAATCCATATATGCCGTAGCAATCCCTGTTACAAGGTTCGTAGCTCCCGGTCCACTCGTTGCAAGACACACACCAACTTTACCTGTTGCTCTCGCATATCCGTCTGCTGCATGCGCTGCTCCCTGTTCGTGGGAAGTCAGGATATGCTTGATTTCATTCTGATGTTTATATAATTCATCGTACACATTTAAAATTGCTCCGCCAGGATACCCAAATACAGTATCCACGCCTTGCTCTTTCAAACATTCGATTACGATTTCTGATCCTGTCAACTGCATACTTTATAACTCCTGTTCTATCATTATTTAGCTTTCGGTACTTCCAGGATCGCTCCCCGGTTTCCGGATGTAACCATAGCTGCATATCTTGCAAGGTATCCGGTTGTAACCTTCGGCTCTCTTGGCTGCCATTTTTCTTTTCTCTTAGCCAGTTCTTCATCAGATACATCTAACTCAAGCTTCATGTTCGGGATATCGATCTTGATGATGTCTCCTTCTTCTACAAGTGCGATTGGTCCGCCAACTGCAGCCTCTGGTGAAACATGTCCAATAGATGCTCCTCTGGAAGCTCCACTGAAACGTCCGTCTGTGATCAGAGCAACGCTGGAACCAAGTCCCATTCCTGCGATTGCAGAAGTCGGGTTCAACATCTCTCTCATACCAGGACCACCCTTTGGTCCTTCATAACGGATAACAACAACATCACCGTGGTTGATCTTGCCGCCTTTGATTGCTGTGATTGCATCTTCCTCACATTCGAAGACTCTTGCCGGTCCTTCATGTACAAGCATTTCATCTACTACTGCAGAACGCTTTACAACACTTCCGTCCGGTGCAAGATTTCCTTTTAATACTGCAAGTCCGCCTGTCTGGCTGTACGGATTGTCGATTGGACGGATAACCTCTGGATCTTTGTTCTGCACTCCTTCAATGTTCTCGCCTACTGTCTTACCTGTAACTGTCATGCAGTCTGTATGAAGCAATCCTTTTTTGTTCAGTTCAGCCATAACCGCATAGACACCACCTGCCTCATTGAGATCCTCCATATAAGTCGGACCTGCCGGCGCAAGATGGCAAAGGTTTGGAGTCTTTTCACTGATTCCATTTGCGAAATCAATCTCAAAATCCATACCAATCTCATGTGCGATTGCCGGAAGGTGAAGCATACTGTTTGTAGAACATCCAAGTGCCATATCAACCGTCAATGCATTCAGGATTGCATCCTCTGTCATAATATCTCTTGGACGAATATTTTTCTCCAATAATTCCATAACCTTCATACCTGCATGTTTTGCAAGACGGATTCTCTCAGAATATACAGCCGGGATTGTTCCGTTTCCACGAAGTCCCATTCCAAGCACTTCAGTTAGACAGTTCATACTGTTGGCTGTATACATACCAGAACAAGATCCGCATGTTGGACATACTTTGTTCTCAAATTCGCACAGATCTTCATCAGAAAGTGTTCCTGCTGCATTCGCTCCAACAGCCTCAAACATGCTGGAAAGACTTCTCTTCTGGCCTTTTACATGTCCTGCAAGCATCGGTCCTCCGCTGACAAAGATTGTCGGAATATTAATTCTGGCTGCTGCCATCAGAAGTCCCGGTACGTTCTTATCGCAGTTCGGAACCATAACAAGTGCATCGAACTGATGCGCCATTGCCATAGCCTCTGTAGAGTCTGCGATCAGATCTCTTGTTACAAGAGAATACTTCATTCCAATATGTCCCATCGCAATTCCATCACAGACTGCGATTGCCGGAAATACAACTGGTGTTCCACCAGCCATTGCAACACCCTGTTTTACTGCATTTACGATCTTATCCAAATTCATATGTCCTGGAACGATTTCATTATAAGAGCTTACGATACCAACTAATGGTCTGTCCATCTCTTCCTGTGTCATTCCCAGTGCATTAAAAAGGGAACGATGTGGTGCCTGCTGTTTTCCTTTTGTTACTGTATCACTTCTCATGTTTTTGTTCTCCTTTTTGTATTATTCTTTCTTACCACACTTTATTCTATATATTTGCTGCGATTTCATCACCCATCCGGGCTGTTCCGATCTGAGTCTTTCCTTCAGACATGATATCAATGGTACGATATCCGTCTTTTAATACTTTTGCCACAGATGCCTCAATTGCGTCTGCTTCTTTGTCAAGGTCAAAACTAAATCTTAACATCATTGCTGCGGAAAGAATTGTTGCAATTGGGTTTGCGATTCCCTGTCCTGCAATATCCGGTGCAGATCCGCCGCTTGGCTCATAAAGGCCAAATTTTGTCTCGTTCAGGCTTGCGCTTGCAAGCATTCCGATGGATCCTGTAATCATACTTGCCTCGTCAGAAAGAATATCTCCGAACATGTTCTCTGTCAGGATAACATCGAACTGTTTCGGGTCTTTTACCAACTGCATTGCACTGTTATCTACAAGCATGTGCTCCAAAGTTACTTCCGGGTAATCCTTTGCAACTTCTTCCACTACTTTTCTCCAGAGTCTGGAAGAATCCAGAACATTTGCTTTATCTACACTTGTAACTTTCTTTCTGCGCTTCATTGCAATGTCAAATGCTCTCTTTGCAATTCTGCGGATTTCATTCTCGTTATATGTAAGACTGTCAAATGCAGTCATCACTCCGTCGACTTCTTCTGTCTTTCTCTCTCCAAAGTAAAGTCCACCGGTAAGCTCTCTCATGATCATCAGATCAAATCCGCCTTCTGTGATCTCTTCTTTTAACGGACATGCTCCTTTCAATTCATCGTAAAGAATTGCCGGTCTTAAGTTTGCAAAAAGATTCAACTCTTTACGGATACGGAGAAGTCCCGCCTCCGGTCTTTTAGATGGCTCTAATTTGTACCATGGTGATGTACTTGTGTTTCCACCGATAGATCCCATCAGAACTGCATCGCAGGATTTTGCCTCTGCTACTGTCTCATCGGTAAGAGGAACACCATGCACATCGATGGAAGCTCCACCCATCAGTAACTGTCTGTACTCTATATTATGACCGTAACGCTTGGCTACTTTATCTAATACTTTCATCGCCTCTGTTACGATTTCCGGGCCAATTCCGTCCCCTTTGATCACGCCAATTTTTAAATTCATATGTATCTTCCTTCCTAGACTAGTGCTGCAAAAAAATCTATGTTTTTTATATTAGCCTATTTTTTAACAGATTTCAATACTTTAATACGCTAAACCTATCAAAAAACTGCTCCGGCACCTGGAAAATAAGCAAATACTCCATCAAAATCACATATCTAATGCAATTTGTATCATATTATCAAATCCCAGTTGTCGCTCCCTGGCAGATAATTTTTCATCTTTGTATAAATGATCGGAAATTGTAAGCATGCAGAGTGCCTTTTTCCCTGCTCTTGCTGCATTCATATAAAGTGCTGCTGCTTCCATTTCCACTGCAAGTACTCCCATCTTGCGCCAACGGTCATTGACTGTCGGATCATCATTATAAAATACATCGGAAGTAAGTACATTTCCGGCACGGACTGTCAGCCCTTTCTCTCTTACCGTGTTTACGGCACTTTCCAGTAATTCATAATCCGCAATCGGTGCAAATGTTCCCGGAAGATTATACTGTGCGGCATAATTCGAATCTGTACAGGCACCTACAGCAATGACCACATCCCGAAGATCCACATCATCCTGAAGGGCTCCTGCCGAGCCGATGCGGATAATTTCTTCCACTTCATATTCATGGTACAGTTCATAAGTATAGATTCCGACCGACGGGACTCCCATACCGCCTCCCATAACAGAAATCTTCTCTCCTTTATAAGTTCCCGTGTATCCGAGCATATTTCTCACAGTATTAAAACATACTGCATCTTCCAAAAAATGTTCCGCAATATATTTTGCACGAAGCGGATCTCCCGGCATCAGAACTCGTTTTGCAATCTCTCCTTTTTCTGCTTCATTGTGTGGTGTTCCCATAGCATTATCTCCTCTCTTTTCTGATCAGTATACGAAGTGCTTCTACTGCTGTACGAATCGGTGCCTCTGTATCATGCACGACTGGATTATCCAGTCCTTTCTTTGCCCGCTCCTGGTTCGCCATTGTAAGAAGAACCGTTCCAATCCGTACTTTCCTGTAACTTGCCACAACGAATAGTGCTGCTGATTCCATCTCTGAGGCCAGGCAGCCACACTGAACCCATGCATTCCATTTATTTAATAGTTCATATCCAACAGGCTTCGTCTGTGGTGCATGCTGCCCATAAAAAGAATCTTTACATTCCACCACACCCACATGATAAGGAAATTTCAGATTTTCTGCTGCCTCTACAAGCGCATTCGTGATATGAAAATCCGACACTGCCGGAAACTCAACTGGCGCATATTCTTTGCTTGTTCCTTCCATGCGGACTGCTCCTGTAGCAATGACAAGATCACCACTTTTTACCTCTAACTGCATACCTCCACTTGTTCCCACCCGGATAAATGTATCGGCTCCTACATTTGCCAGTTCTTCCAGTGCGATTGCCGCAGACGGACCTCCAATCCCGGTCGACGTTACACTGACTTTCTCTCCTTCCAGATAGCCGGTATAAGTTGTAAATTCACGACTGTCTGCTACAGGCAGAGCATCTTCAAAATGTTCTGCAATCTTCTGACAGCGCTTTGGATCTCCGGTCAGGATCACATATCTCCCAACATCCCCTTCTTCCAGTTGTACGTGATACTGTCTGTCTTTGTCTTCTGAATAATTAATCATATGACATACCTCCTTCGCATCATTACACATGAAACTTTTTATACATTTCTTCTTTAAATTCTTTTTTTCTAAATAGAAGTAGTCTTATAAAGAATAAAAAGCTTAAGCCCACACAGATAACTGCAAATGCACGGTACAAAATCACACCTGTCGCCATTAGAATCAGAGGCAGTACCATGCTGTAGACCGATGCCATTACATAATAAATCATATATTCTTTTGGCGGATGTGACTGGATCCTTGCAATCAACTCCATCAATATCTCCACGATCAGGCAGACTAGCGGCAATACCAGATCTACCGACCACCTGTGCCACCCTGTAAAAATATCCCACAAAATACTTCCTATGCTCACAATAAGCAACTGCCACATCGCATTCTTAAGTAAATTATAACGTTTCAGGTATCCAGTTGCAAATGCAAGCCACATACTAAATCCTCCTGCTACCGCAAATATCCACCAGTGTAAATCTGGTGTCAGGATCAGATTTAACATGATACACAGAACAACTGCTGCAATACAGCAGAAATTAAAAATCTGAAATACTTTCTTTCCTTCATAATTGGGTTTAGCCTCTTTCGGGTAATCTGCTTCCACTTTTTTTACGAAGATTCCCTGTTCCTTCAATATGCGATAAAAATTACGCTGAATATTCGTGCTGTCATATCTGGAAGTAAACGCAAATGACAATGTATCTCCAAAAGAGCATACACAAAGCTCTGTACGCATGGTGCTTGTGTAAACTCCGAAACGTTCAATATATTTTGCATATTCCGGCGGCATCTTCACCACACTCATATTGGACAATACTGCTGTCACTTCCCGCTCTGCAAGCTTCGCTCCCATCTTGATACAACGGTTCTTCAGTTCCAGCGGCGCCCATTTTAAAATTTTATGTTTCTCATAGGCAATTAGATTGTTCATACGTTCCGCAATTTTTTCTTTTGACAGATTTTCTTCAAAATACTGCTTTGTTGCTTCCAGCACATCATCAAAAGAATCTTTGCCTTCCCCGAAACGATATCCCGGTTCAATATAACTAAAAAAATTCAGCATAGAATCAGATGGAAAAATTTTTCTCAAATTCACTGGAACCATTAAAATTACAGGCTTCTTTTCCTGAATCTTACTTTGTTCTTCATGAATCGCACAGATCATCGCTGCCGTCAAAAATACAGACATGGATACGCCATGTTTTCTTGATACTTCCAGAAGTTCTTTTACTGAGGCAGTCGTCTCGCCAATCTGAAGTTCTTCATATTCCTTACTCTCCCGGCGAATCTGATAAGCATGATTCTTTTTCTTTCTCGTACCACGCTCATCTGGATTGTAGTAACGGCCAAAACCATCCTCCTCCTGATCTTTTACTGTCAGATCTTGCTCCGTAAGGATCACATTTTCCAGACCATCCTTTTCATGCATCAGATAAAGATAGTTCTTCACAAGCTCTCGCAAAAATTCAGTTGCTCCCGTCCCATCTGTCAGTGCATGAAACACTTCAAAATTAATCCGGTTCTTATAATAGGTGACTTCAAATAATAATTCTTTTTTATCTCTTATATAAAGATGGCTGCACGGTTCCTTGTACTCTTCCCTTACGACCGGCCGCAGATCACTTTTCTCAAGATAATGCCAGAAAAGTCCTTTTCGCATGACTGACAGAAAGACCGGATACTTCTGGATTGTCTGATCCAATGCCATCTTAAGAACACTTCCGTCAATCTTTTCTTTTAATACGCAATAAAAGCGAAATACCCTTGTATCCTTCGGGCTGCTGGCAGCGGAAAACATTTTTGCCGCATTGTCCAGATTCCGCCAATATGCTCTTCTTTGCTGGAACACTTTTATTCCCTCCTACCTAAGAACTGATTGATCAGTTCAAAACTTTCCTGCACATGGAAATACCGGATCCCAAGCGCAAAATATCCGTGAAGCGCATCTTTGATTCGATGAACCTCCACGTAATTACCGGCTTCCTTTAGCCGCTTTCCATATTCTTCCCCTTCATCTCGAAGTGGATCGAACTCTGCTGTCAGAATTAATGTATCCGGTTGATTTCTGTAATCCGTCTCCATCAGTGGTGCAAAATATTTATTCTTCTTATCTTCTTCTCTGGACGCATAAAAATCAATATAATCACGCATCTTTCCCGCTGTCAGAAGATAATCACTTCCACAGTCTTTTACTGACTGGAACCTGGATGTTTCACTGTAGTCATTATTCACTGCCGGATAGATCAAAATCTGTCTTTGAGGCTTAAAAATCCCATCATCTCTTGCTTTCAGTGAAACTGCTGCCGCAAGATTTCCGCCAGCACTGTCACCGATCAATGTAATGCGTTGAGGATTCACATTTAAAATAAACCGATTTGTATAAATGGCTTTGGCCACTGCATAACAGTCCATAAAACCTGTTGGAAATGGATGTTCCGGCGCCAGTCTGTATTCTACCGACACCACAATATGTTCTGTCGCGGATGCCAGTCTTGCACAGATTCTTTCATAATTATCAATACAATCCGTTACCCAGCCGCCACCGTGGAAAAACAAAAAGACCGGAAGATCTTCCGTCACCTTTTCTCTCGGCAGATAAATACGCACCGGCACTTCATAATCTCCGTTATATATCTTGTAATCGATTGTTTTGTGAAAGATTTTCATTGGGTCTATCGCTTTGAGGCTGGCAAGATGTCTGGCTGCCTCCACCTCAATCCCGTCAAACGACAGTGCCTTTAAAATCTTCTTCATAGAATGATTGATCGCCATATAGAAAAAGAAGAACCCCGGTCCCGGGATTCTTCTTCACTCCTCATCTTCCTATTCAGCAGATGCTTTCTCAACCTGTGCGATTGCTGCTTTCTGCATCGGGATTCTACAGTTCTTATTATTACCAAACTCTACGATAAGATCATCATCTGTAATGTCGATGATTACTCCGTAGAAACCGCTTGTTGTAAGTACGGTATCACCGACTTCCATCTCTGCGATCATCTCCTGGATTCTCTTCTGCTCTTTTTTCTGTGGGCGCATGAATAACATATAAAATCCACCGAATATTACTACATATACTAAAATCAGTACTACCCAGTTTGTTCCTGCGCTCTGTGCTGCCAATGCGTACATAATATTTCCTCCTAAATTTCATTAAACACTGTTTCTACTATACAGGAATTTGACATTTTCATCAAGATATTTTCATCATTTCTACGCGATTTTATAAATATTTTCTATTTTTACAATTCTCACCTGAAAATTCTGCCCGTTCCCGTACCAAATATCATCTGCGATTTTTCTGATCTGCCTGTGATCTACTCGCCCTCTGCCATTCTGCGAAGCTTCTCTTCTTTATATTCTTTGTATCTTCCTGCCTCAATTGCCTCGCGGATCTCTTCCATCATCTTATTATAGAAATATAGATTATGAAGTACACAAAATCTCATACCAAGCATCTCCTTTGCTTTCAGAAGATGTCTCACATAAGCTCTGGAATACGTTCTGCATACCGGGCAGTTACAACCTTCCTCAATTGGTCTTGTATCTAACTCATACTTGGCATTGAACAGATTCATCTTTCCATGATTCGTATACACATGTCCATGGCGTCCGTTTCTGCTTGGATATACACAGTCAAAGAAGTCAACACCACGTTCTACAGCTTCCAGAATATTCGCCGGTGTTCCGACTCCCATCAGATACGTCGGTTTATTCTGTGGCAAATACGGCACAACTGCATCCAGAATCCGGTACATCTCCTCATGACTCTCTCCAACTGCAAGTCCGCCAACTGCATAGCCATCCAGATCCAGTTCTGAAATCTCCTGTGCATGG
The sequence above is drawn from the Dorea formicigenerans genome and encodes:
- the ilvB gene encoding biosynthetic-type acetolactate synthase large subunit → MQLTGSEIVIECLKEQGVDTVFGYPGGAILNVYDELYKHQNEIKHILTSHEQGAAHAADGYARATGKVGVCLATSGPGATNLVTGIATAYMDSIPIVAITCNVGVSLLGKDSFQEIDITGITLPITKHNFIVKDVNNLAATIRKAFAIAKKGRPGPVLIDIPKDVTANKAEYVKEKPVAVEPSQNICETQLDTAVEMIKEAKKPYIFVGGGAILSGASEELYTFAKKVDAPVTDSLMGKGAFPGTDPLYTGMLGMHGTKTSNYGVSECDLLIVIGARFSDRVTGNAQKFAQNAKIIQIDVDVAEMNKNVMISAGVVGDIKVVLDRLNERLEQQDHAEWVTKIQKYKEKYPLVYHKDVLSGPFVVEEIYRQTKGEAIISTEVGQHQMWAAQFYKYTKPRTFLTSGGLGTMGYGLGAALGAKSGREDKVVVNIAGDGCFRMNMNEIATAVRHNIPVIQVVINNHVLGMVRQWQNLFYGQRYSATVLNDAVDFVKLAEAMGAEGIRATTQEEFKSAFEKAMNLGRPVVIDCQIDSDDKVWPMVAPGAAISEAFDEADLKNK
- the ilvD gene encoding dihydroxy-acid dehydratase; protein product: MRSDTVTKGKQQAPHRSLFNALGMTQEEMDRPLVGIVSSYNEIVPGHMNLDKIVNAVKQGVAMAGGTPVVFPAIAVCDGIAMGHIGMKYSLVTRDLIADSTEAMAMAHQFDALVMVPNCDKNVPGLLMAAARINIPTIFVSGGPMLAGHVKGQKRSLSSMFEAVGANAAGTLSDEDLCEFENKVCPTCGSCSGMYTANSMNCLTEVLGMGLRGNGTIPAVYSERIRLAKHAGMKVMELLEKNIRPRDIMTEDAILNALTVDMALGCSTNSMLHLPAIAHEIGMDFEIDFANGISEKTPNLCHLAPAGPTYMEDLNEAGGVYAVMAELNKKGLLHTDCMTVTGKTVGENIEGVQNKDPEVIRPIDNPYSQTGGLAVLKGNLAPDGSVVKRSAVVDEMLVHEGPARVFECEEDAITAIKGGKINHGDVVVIRYEGPKGGPGMREMLNPTSAIAGMGLGSSVALITDGRFSGASRGASIGHVSPEAAVGGPIALVEEGDIIKIDIPNMKLELDVSDEELAKRKEKWQPREPKVTTGYLARYAAMVTSGNRGAILEVPKAK
- the leuB gene encoding 3-isopropylmalate dehydrogenase — protein: MNLKIGVIKGDGIGPEIVTEAMKVLDKVAKRYGHNIEYRQLLMGGASIDVHGVPLTDETVAEAKSCDAVLMGSIGGNTSTSPWYKLEPSKRPEAGLLRIRKELNLFANLRPAILYDELKGACPLKEEITEGGFDLMIMRELTGGLYFGERKTEEVDGVMTAFDSLTYNENEIRRIAKRAFDIAMKRRKKVTSVDKANVLDSSRLWRKVVEEVAKDYPEVTLEHMLVDNSAMQLVKDPKQFDVILTENMFGDILSDEASMITGSIGMLASASLNETKFGLYEPSGGSAPDIAGQGIANPIATILSAAMMLRFSFDLDKEADAIEASVAKVLKDGYRTIDIMSEGKTQIGTARMGDEIAANI
- the deoD gene encoding purine-nucleoside phosphorylase, translating into MGTPHNEAEKGEIAKRVLMPGDPLRAKYIAEHFLEDAVCFNTVRNMLGYTGTYKGEKISVMGGGMGVPSVGIYTYELYHEYEVEEIIRIGSAGALQDDVDLRDVVIAVGACTDSNYAAQYNLPGTFAPIADYELLESAVNTVREKGLTVRAGNVLTSDVFYNDDPTVNDRWRKMGVLAVEMEAAALYMNAARAGKKALCMLTISDHLYKDEKLSARERQLGFDNMIQIALDM
- the udp gene encoding uridine phosphorylase; the protein is MINYSEDKDRQYHVQLEEGDVGRYVILTGDPKRCQKIAEHFEDALPVADSREFTTYTGYLEGEKVSVTSTGIGGPSAAIALEELANVGADTFIRVGTSGGMQLEVKSGDLVIATGAVRMEGTSKEYAPVEFPAVSDFHITNALVEAAENLKFPYHVGVVECKDSFYGQHAPQTKPVGYELLNKWNAWVQCGCLASEMESAALFVVASYRKVRIGTVLLTMANQERAKKGLDNPVVHDTEAPIRTAVEALRILIRKERR
- a CDS encoding DUF6320 domain-containing protein — encoded protein: MFQQRRAYWRNLDNAAKMFSAASSPKDTRVFRFYCVLKEKIDGSVLKMALDQTIQKYPVFLSVMRKGLFWHYLEKSDLRPVVREEYKEPCSHLYIRDKKELLFEVTYYKNRINFEVFHALTDGTGATEFLRELVKNYLYLMHEKDGLENVILTEQDLTVKDQEEDGFGRYYNPDERGTRKKKNHAYQIRRESKEYEELQIGETTASVKELLEVSRKHGVSMSVFLTAAMICAIHEEQSKIQEKKPVILMVPVNLRKIFPSDSMLNFFSYIEPGYRFGEGKDSFDDVLEATKQYFEENLSKEKIAERMNNLIAYEKHKILKWAPLELKNRCIKMGAKLAEREVTAVLSNMSVVKMPPEYAKYIERFGVYTSTMRTELCVCSFGDTLSFAFTSRYDSTNIQRNFYRILKEQGIFVKKVEADYPKEAKPNYEGKKVFQIFNFCCIAAVVLCIMLNLILTPDLHWWIFAVAGGFSMWLAFATGYLKRYNLLKNAMWQLLIVSIGSILWDIFTGWHRWSVDLVLPLVCLIVEILMELIARIQSHPPKEYMIYYVMASVYSMVLPLILMATGVILYRAFAVICVGLSFLFFIRLLLFRKKEFKEEMYKKFHV
- a CDS encoding alpha/beta hydrolase — its product is MAINHSMKKILKALSFDGIEVEAARHLASLKAIDPMKIFHKTIDYKIYNGDYEVPVRIYLPREKVTEDLPVFLFFHGGGWVTDCIDNYERICARLASATEHIVVSVEYRLAPEHPFPTGFMDCYAVAKAIYTNRFILNVNPQRITLIGDSAGGNLAAAVSLKARDDGIFKPQRQILIYPAVNNDYSETSRFQSVKDCGSDYLLTAGKMRDYIDFYASREEDKKNKYFAPLMETDYRNQPDTLILTAEFDPLRDEGEEYGKRLKEAGNYVEVHRIKDALHGYFALGIRYFHVQESFELINQFLGRRE
- the yajC gene encoding preprotein translocase subunit YajC, with product MYALAAQSAGTNWVVLILVYVVIFGGFYMLFMRPQKKEQKRIQEMIAEMEVGDTVLTTSGFYGVIIDITDDDLIVEFGNNKNCRIPMQKAAIAQVEKASAE